A segment of the Sporocytophaga myxococcoides genome:
TACAAGAAAAGGCATGTCTACCATTGAACTTCTCATAAGAGTGGAGAATCTTGGTAAACGTGACTGATAAAACAACTTTTAGCTATGAAGATCAGAATTCTGTACCTCGACGATGAAGAGTACAACAGAAAAGCTTTTTATGCAAACTTCCGCAACAGGTACGAGATACAGCTATGTGCTTCAAACAAGGAGGTACTGGATCTTCTACAGCAGGGAAACCAATACGACATCATCATTCTGGATCAGTTCAAGCCAGATATTACAGGGTTTGATTTTTTGTATAACATCAAGCTGCATTATGAACCGGTAAGGATAGTCATCACAGCTTACAAAGACAGCAGAACGCTGAAAGAGGCCAGAAGGGAAGGAGATATCTTTGATTTTCATTTTAAGCCCTGGCTTACAGAAGAGCTGGAAGATATCATTCAGAGAGCGGTGAATTATAT
Coding sequences within it:
- a CDS encoding response regulator, giving the protein MKIRILYLDDEEYNRKAFYANFRNRYEIQLCASNKEVLDLLQQGNQYDIIILDQFKPDITGFDFLYNIKLHYEPVRIVITAYKDSRTLKEARREGDIFDFHFKPWLTEELEDIIQRAVNYINWKQNVIP